From a single Acidobacteriota bacterium genomic region:
- a CDS encoding O-antigen ligase family protein → MRSTLAQKTAFALLLGLAGFVTLAYGGVHQPIISVYYVAIALAVMLVGVDAFRSGSIAVDKSYVSVAILAAAVYGLVQVIPFGEAAATAGLTGIPATISLDPFATKQSAIGFFALFLLLTAFVAVLNKNKRIHKVVAVLTIFGFAYAFFAILQSFLSPGKIYGIYEVNAQTSFGSFVNRHNFAAFMEMAIALPLGLLFAGAVERDKKLLYITAVTLMGVALLLSGSRGGLVAFLAQLVFLALVTLGKGGGKKLALRIALVLLLFGAIVGGSIFVGGESSLTRIADTATSDNITSDRTHIWGVTLKMIAANMPFGAGLGAYGVAYTPHDSLTGLERVEQAHNDYLQVLSDAGLPGLIIGGAFLFFIYRLAKAGMATGNQWRRAVAIGAVSGIFAILVHSIFDFVLHITAISVTFVMLIAVLIAARESYDDDFPDDPDIKHRPRSRSSKGKIARFRK, encoded by the coding sequence ATGAGGTCCACACTTGCACAAAAAACGGCATTCGCCCTCCTGCTCGGACTCGCGGGCTTTGTCACGCTGGCATATGGCGGTGTTCATCAGCCGATAATCTCAGTTTACTATGTGGCGATCGCCCTGGCAGTTATGCTCGTCGGCGTGGACGCTTTCCGCTCGGGATCGATCGCCGTGGATAAGAGCTACGTCTCGGTCGCCATTCTGGCGGCTGCGGTTTACGGGCTTGTTCAAGTTATCCCTTTCGGAGAAGCTGCGGCCACGGCCGGGCTCACAGGAATCCCGGCGACGATCTCGCTCGATCCTTTTGCAACGAAACAATCCGCCATTGGCTTCTTCGCACTCTTTCTTTTGCTCACGGCCTTTGTCGCGGTCCTCAATAAGAATAAACGGATACACAAGGTCGTCGCTGTGTTAACGATCTTCGGTTTTGCGTACGCATTTTTTGCGATACTGCAATCTTTTTTGAGTCCCGGAAAGATCTACGGAATTTATGAGGTCAACGCTCAGACCTCTTTCGGCTCGTTCGTAAATCGCCACAACTTTGCGGCATTTATGGAGATGGCGATCGCACTTCCGCTCGGGCTTCTTTTTGCCGGGGCGGTCGAGCGGGACAAAAAGCTGCTTTACATTACGGCCGTGACGCTGATGGGCGTTGCGTTGCTGCTCAGCGGTTCCCGCGGCGGCTTGGTCGCCTTTCTGGCACAGCTTGTTTTTCTTGCTTTGGTTACGCTCGGAAAAGGCGGCGGCAAAAAACTCGCTCTTCGTATTGCACTGGTGCTTCTGCTATTTGGGGCGATCGTTGGCGGGTCGATATTTGTCGGCGGTGAAAGCTCGCTGACGCGGATAGCCGACACGGCCACGTCGGACAACATCACAAGCGACCGCACGCATATCTGGGGCGTTACCTTAAAGATGATCGCGGCGAATATGCCGTTCGGAGCGGGACTCGGAGCCTACGGAGTTGCATATACGCCGCACGATTCGCTTACCGGGCTCGAACGTGTCGAACAGGCGCACAATGATTATCTTCAGGTTCTCTCGGACGCCGGCCTGCCTGGTTTGATCATCGGCGGGGCGTTTCTTTTCTTTATCTACAGATTGGCGAAAGCGGGTATGGCGACGGGGAATCAGTGGCGGCGGGCAGTTGCAATCGGCGCCGTCTCAGGCATCTTTGCCATACTTGTCCACAGCATTTTCGACTTCGTACTTCACATCACCGCGATCTCGGTTACATTCGTAATGCTGATCGCGGTTCTGATCGCTGCGAGAGAGAGTTATGATGACGACTTTCCGGACGATCCCGATATTAAACACCGGCCGCGTTCACGCAGTTCGAAGGGAAAGATCGCGAGATTTAGGAAGTAG
- a CDS encoding tetratricopeptide repeat protein produces MSRIDTTDTKVKIAIGVLLAATLAFAWFGVRWQIGNMFAELTSPAQPNSDAIARYAVSLAPGDPLAAWLAASKERENFSAESIENSVRLFEDTVRLSPYDFRWWIELGRAYEQAERFEEAENAIKRSIELAPEYTFPRWQYGNFLLRRGRRDEAFAELNKAAQKSSVYREQVFSLAWDYFGKDAAEVEKIAGDAPDVRASLALFFAARGASADALRNWNLLTPEQKAASDTLPRTIAMGLFSRRAFREAAEFARDSGIDPEARAEQMTNAGFENFIGAAEDTLFGWRVQRGEPRVDMTPDSAVKREGTRSFRLTFKGFDKPEFYNIVQVVPVVPGVSYRLTYWVRTENFRSGGPPFIQVANASDDTLIINGETFPEGTADWQQRTLDFTAPENCEGVYVRTARITCGPECPIVGTAWLDDFAIVKR; encoded by the coding sequence ATGTCCCGGATCGACACGACAGACACAAAGGTAAAGATAGCGATCGGCGTCCTGCTTGCGGCGACGCTCGCTTTCGCGTGGTTCGGGGTGAGGTGGCAGATCGGGAATATGTTTGCCGAGCTTACATCTCCGGCCCAACCGAATTCAGATGCTATTGCACGCTACGCGGTCTCGCTCGCACCCGGCGATCCGCTCGCCGCGTGGCTTGCGGCAAGCAAAGAGCGGGAGAATTTTTCGGCCGAGAGCATCGAGAACTCGGTCCGGCTGTTTGAAGATACCGTCCGGCTCTCGCCATATGATTTTCGGTGGTGGATAGAGCTCGGCCGTGCCTACGAACAGGCCGAACGGTTTGAAGAAGCCGAAAATGCGATCAAGCGTTCGATAGAATTGGCTCCGGAATACACATTCCCGCGTTGGCAATACGGAAATTTCCTTCTCCGCCGCGGCCGCAGAGACGAGGCATTCGCCGAACTCAACAAGGCAGCACAAAAAAGCAGCGTTTACCGCGAACAGGTCTTCTCGCTGGCTTGGGATTACTTCGGAAAAGATGCCGCCGAGGTCGAAAAGATCGCCGGAGACGCCCCGGATGTAAGGGCCAGCCTCGCGCTCTTTTTCGCCGCCCGCGGAGCCTCGGCCGACGCCCTCAGAAATTGGAACCTGCTCACCCCGGAACAAAAAGCAGCAAGCGACACTCTGCCCCGCACCATAGCGATGGGACTTTTCAGCCGGCGGGCGTTTCGTGAGGCGGCGGAATTTGCCCGGGACTCCGGGATCGACCCCGAAGCACGCGCCGAGCAGATGACGAACGCCGGATTTGAGAATTTCATCGGTGCGGCGGAGGATACGCTCTTCGGCTGGCGTGTCCAACGCGGAGAACCTCGGGTGGACATGACGCCGGATTCCGCCGTCAAGCGAGAAGGAACCCGGAGCTTCCGCCTGACCTTTAAAGGCTTCGATAAGCCTGAATTTTACAACATCGTTCAGGTCGTGCCGGTCGTTCCCGGCGTTTCTTATCGCCTGACCTATTGGGTGCGAACGGAAAACTTCCGCTCGGGCGGCCCGCCTTTTATCCAGGTCGCCAATGCGAGCGATGACACGTTAATAATCAATGGCGAGACCTTTCCCGAAGGAACTGCCGACTGGCAGCAGCGGACACTGGACTTTACCGCTCCCGAGAACTGCGAAGGTGTTTATGTGAGAACGGCGAGGATAACCTGCGGGCCGGAATGTCCGATCGTCGGCACAGCCTGGCTTGATGACTTTGCGATAGTGAAAAGATAG